In Oenanthe melanoleuca isolate GR-GAL-2019-014 chromosome 8, OMel1.0, whole genome shotgun sequence, a single genomic region encodes these proteins:
- the LRRC39 gene encoding leucine-rich repeat-containing protein 39: MAETAVCLGTFTAVKTLWEVRIHKINEELQREKEFRQRSAGRLLLVWEERAALAKLKEKVINEGGRAILRIEEEEWKTLPSCLLKLIHLQEWQLHRTSLQKIPQFIGRFHSLVVLDLSRNSIESVPKEIGQLTSLQELLLSYNRIKSVPKEISNCISLERLELAVNRSICDLPPQLSDLKKLSHIDLCMNQFTAIPPALLNMPNLEWLDMGGNKLQELPDTIDRMENLHTLWLQRNEINSLPEAIGNMKNLSTLVLSNNKLKDIPACMKNLTNLRFVNFRDNPLELEVTLPPCENTEEEEQQEMFGIDFMHMYIQESLKKTGNVESCTSDSPPIIDPSE; this comes from the exons ATGGCTGAAACTGCAGTTTGCCTGGGAACATTCACTGCTGTGAAGACACTCTGGGAAGTGAGAATACACAAGATAAATGAAGAattacagagagaaaaggaattcAGGCAGAGGTCTGCAGGAAG GCTACTGCTTGTGTGGGAGGAGAGAGCTGCTTTAGCAAAGCTCAAAGAAAAAGTTATTAATGAAGGTGGAAGAGCAATTTTAAGGATAGAGGAAGAAGAATGGAAG ACATTACCTTCATGCTTATTGAAACTAATCCATCTCCAGGAATGGCAGCTTCACAGAACTAGTTTGCAGAAAATTCCTCAGTTTATTGGAAGATTTCATAGCCTTGTTGTTCTGGATCTGTCCCGGAACTCAATTGAAAGTGTACCTAAAGAAATTG GCCAGCTGACcagcctccaggagctgcttctcAGTTACAATAGAATAAAATCTGTTCCTAAGGAGATAAGTAACTGCATTAGTCTGGAAAGATTGGAACTGGCTGTCAACAGAAGTATCTGTGATCTTCCTCCTCAG CTCAGTGATTTGAAGAAGCTGTCACACATAGATTTGTGCATGAATCAGTTTACTGCCattcctccagctctcctcaACATGCCAAACCTAGAATGGTTAGATATGGGGGGAAACAAACTCCAGGAGCTTCCTGATACAATTGACAG AATGGAAAACCTCCACACTTTATGGCTCCAAAGGAATGAAATAAACTCTTTGCCAGAAGCCATTGGTAATATGAAAAATCTTAGTACTCTTGTTCTAAGCAACAATAAACTTAAGGATATTCCAGCTTGTATGAAGAACTTGACAAATCTGAG ATTTGTCAACTTCAGAGACAACCCACTGGAGCTAGAGGTAACACTCCCTCCATGTGAGaacacagaggaggaggagcaacAGGAAATGTTTGGCATTGACTTCATGCACATGTATATCCAGGAGTCACTCAAGAAAACAG GAAATGTGGAAAGTTGTACTTCTGATTCTCCTCCTATCATAGATCCTAGTGAATAA